A genomic segment from Bradyrhizobium sp. ISRA430 encodes:
- a CDS encoding SDR family oxidoreductase: MAAEKVALVTAGGSGMGAGAARRLAGDGFRVAILSSSGKGEALAAELGGFGVTGSNKSSDDLKRVVDGALAKWGRIDVLVNSAGHGPRAPITEITDEQWHAGLDTYLLNVVRPTRLVTPVMQAQKGGAIINISTAWAFEPSAMFPTSAVFRAGLAAFTKIFTDTHAADNIRMNNVLPGWIDSLPQTDARRDSVPLKRYGKVEEIAATISFLASDGAAYITGQNIRVDGGLTRSV; this comes from the coding sequence ATGGCAGCGGAAAAGGTCGCACTCGTCACCGCAGGCGGCAGTGGCATGGGGGCGGGGGCTGCGCGGCGGCTCGCCGGCGACGGTTTTCGCGTCGCGATCCTGTCGTCCTCCGGCAAGGGTGAGGCACTGGCGGCCGAGCTTGGCGGCTTCGGCGTCACCGGCTCGAACAAGTCGAGCGACGATCTGAAGCGGGTCGTCGACGGTGCGCTTGCCAAGTGGGGACGCATCGACGTGCTCGTCAACAGCGCCGGCCACGGACCGCGCGCGCCGATCACGGAGATCACCGACGAGCAGTGGCATGCCGGCCTCGATACTTATCTGCTGAACGTGGTCCGTCCGACACGGCTGGTCACGCCGGTCATGCAGGCGCAGAAGGGCGGCGCCATCATCAACATCTCGACCGCCTGGGCGTTCGAGCCGAGCGCGATGTTCCCGACCTCGGCAGTGTTTCGCGCAGGCCTGGCCGCCTTCACCAAGATCTTCACCGACACTCATGCGGCCGACAACATCCGGATGAACAACGTGCTGCCGGGCTGGATCGACAGCCTGCCGCAGACGGACGCGCGCCGCGACAGCGTGCCGCTGAAGCGCTACGGCAAGGTCGAGGAGATCGCGGCGACGATCTCGTTCCTGGCCTCGGACGGTGCGGCCTACATCACCGGACAGAACATCCGCGTCGATGGCGGACTGACGCGATCGGTCTGA